A segment of the Ipomoea triloba cultivar NCNSP0323 chromosome 1, ASM357664v1 genome:
ATGCGTAAAACACTCATCAAGAGGGATTTAAGGAGAATGCCAAAAATGAGATAGGTTTGGTGGCATAAGCTGACAGGTGATAATTTGaaacaattaataaacaaactattaatataattataaagttataaatatttaattttttgtttgaataaaaGTTAAtctttatacggagtaatttaatttaaatttattagatTAATCTCACAATCCACAATCGACCCAAATTTGGATCAATTGATAGATAATCATGAAATGTGAGATAGTTGCTTCTAGAGGATAAACTTTTGAACTGATTTCAAGAGAATGGGActtcaatataattttgttgACTTGGgttttttgttgcttatttgATACTGCTAATCAGCTAATGTGCCAAAACTAAAAACTAATTCACACGGGTGTCGAATCATGTCAATATTCAAAATACattaacaaatgtaatacttttacattataAGTTGTCTATAACTTTTACATAAATTACTAAGTAAATCCTCACTTTGAGATGTTGCGAGGTTGCTACCAGACTCGATTCCTgatttttcttctcaaacttcatGACCAACTGAGCTGCTTATGTGGACAATTATCAAGTTAGTTGTGAACCAGTTTGGATGTGTTGCCccattatatcttattttatatCTAAAACAAAAGGAAGTTTTGTTTAATGTACGAGGCAATAGTACTTTATTGTTGCAAACTACTCCAGGAATGATGTCTTGGAATGAATAATGAATTATTCTGtagtatatatagttaatataaatatgataaaatatcaAGTTACCAACTACAAGGGTTATTTGTACTTGAATTCCCAAGTCAACCTTTGGGGGCAATATCGTCAATTTCAAACCCGATCTGTCCTCCACTGGACCTCAGCGTGGACTGTGGAGGCATCATGAGATTCATCAGACTCCACGGCACCCACCGAACAAACACACCAAATTATTGCGCCATAGAGTttagattaataattatttacttattaatttCCACTTTTACACCCCCTAATATTAATGATTAAATAATAATGCTCATTTAAATTAGGGaaaatatcattaaatcaaAGGGTTATAGATGATTTAAACTCTATCATAAGCCAacaccttgtagtctagtgacacTTGGTTGCATTCTATATGAAAGGGAGTGAGTTCGAACATTTAAatcttcagtaagttgagaaagtagttacgaacagatactgcattgtaacagcgtcaatagtactcaaaaaaactCTACCGTAGGGAGGGTCATTTTAGTAATATCACACGTTCCCCCCACCAACTCATGCAATATGTCACAGATAATCTATCATCTATCATTAATCAATGACAATTACGGTCCTTTGGCGGGATTTATCTTTCTTTACACATCACCCCTTACTTCTaccttaattgcactttcaccCCGCTTCCCGAGTGACGTCAGCATGTAGAACATTTGAATTTCAGAAAATTTAAACCCCCAGATTTATCGAAAATATACGCTCCAGCCCctgtctgtctgtctgtctgtctgCCTCTGAGTCTCCCCCCTTTCTCTTCTTTCCAAAGATTCTTCCATTTTCTTCCTTGCATTTTAAGCACTCCCCAAATCTCATAAATTAGGTAGATTCAGACAACTACACACTTCCTTATTTGTACACTAggagtttattattattattattattattatattttttgaaaaaaagaagaagatattttcgaattttctttaattttttcttgaATATGATGTGGGAGCTTTTGAATGCGAAATGCGTGAAGACCCAATGATGTTGTCACTGATACGAAGCTGACGTGTGTGCATTCTGCAGCGAGAATCAGGCAAGACATAAAAGattgtattttgtgtttttgaatGTGGAAATAGTGATGTTAGTTCACTGTTTTCTTTATCTTTCTTGGCCTTTTCTCTTTGTTCTTGGGCTTTTTGGGAACACTATTGACTGCATCTTTGCTAAATTTTGTTGGagtttattttctagaaaaggACTCACTTTGTTCAGTTTTTTAAGGCCTTGATTGTTTCTGGGTCCCATAATTTCAGCAGCATTCTGGGCGATCCAGATTGTCTGTTTTTTCTTCAAGTGGCATCTTGTGGAAGTTTTTGATTAAGTCAAAGGTTGGGATCAGATAGGTTTCGTTGATCTTTAGCTTATTTGTTTAATTGAGAAGTGGCATTTCCTGGATTTTGCTCAATTTTCAGCTCGGAGTAGTTCATGTTGTCTGAGTAGCTTTCAAGATCCGGTTCTTCTGATCTCCCTTGGAACACTCTGGGGTTTAGTTCCAGCTCACTTACTGATTGTTTTCCGTTAGTTAATGTTTGTGCATATAGTTCTTGGGattattatgaacatgaagATCACTGCATTGCCTCTCAACTAATGCCAGCTTATAGAACCCACCTACCATCCATCATTCCatctttcccttttcttgtttttctccCAATGGCCTTTTAATTGGGGTTGTAATTCTTTGAGCTAATTTATGCATCCTATAATTTTTGTAGGAATTTGTGATTTAAATGATTAACTTGTCTGAGAATGAGGGGTCAGTTTAAAATTTCTGTGAGATTAGCATTCAACAATCAACATCATGAATTACTATCAGGCTAAAAGAATGCCACTGCAAAAGTAGCTGGTGTCATCACTTGTTCATTGTTACAATATTTTCCACATAGGACTTGGCTTGCTATTCATCTATTAGCCTTCTTTCTGCTTATAGATATTGTTCTATGCAAAAATTGGATTGGCACTTTCTGATTAAAGATTCTTACAGGGAAACTGAGATTCTCTTGTACATACATAGGCAAGGGAGCCCAGGGTTGTTAGCTGTTGTTAGACTAGAATCGCAATAATGTCGAGGATCACCAAGTGGAAGCTTGAGAAGAATAAAGTTAAAGTGGTCTTTCGGCTTCAGTTTCATGCAACACATGTAAGCTTGCCCTTCAATATATGGAATTGCATATGATCTTCTATGAGCCCTCTTTCTAAAGATATGTTTAGTATCTAGTTGTGGCTTCGGAGTCATTTTGTTATGCGTTCTTCTTTCAGTTCTTTGATCCTCACATTCTCACTCTAGACTTGAGTGGATTTTGTTCTAGATTCTGTTTGTAAGCTGGACAGTCTACAGGAAACTTGTGTTTGTGTTATATTGTGCTTAAAGTTGTGTTTGTCTTGTCTCATGTTTATTCCATTTGAATTCTTGGGAACTTTTTCATTTCCTTAGGGTCAAACTGACCAGTTCTGAACTTGAAATTCTACTTCATAGTTACTCTGTAGAAGCCATTAAATCAGCCAATTCTTTGGCATTCAAGTTCTTCTGGTGAAGTATACAATAAAAATCATCAATGCTCTGTCAAGGAGGAAGATGGTTTCTGAAAATGCTTGCCTTTTCTTTGGTGGATGCATTCACTAAACAAAGTCCTATCCCTTTTCATGTTACAGATCCCACAAACTGGATGGGACaaattatttatatcatttatCCCAGCAGACTCCGGCAAGACAACAGCAAAGACAACTAAAGCAAGTGTGAGAAATGGATCATGCAAATGGGCAGATCCTATTTATGAGACTACGAGGCTTCTCCAAGATgtaaaaaacaaagaatatgATGAGAAGCTGTACAAAATTGTTGTTGCAATGGTGAACTTTCCTACTGCATTCTATGCCCTTCTTATGTATCTACATGATCTATGGTCATTCCTTTAATTGAAAAAATGCTTCCATTTTCAGCTCTTGGGACAACTAGATCAAAttaattctccatttttcttgcATATCctatgaattttaatttcttgcagTAATAACTATGGCTCTGAATTTAATTTACTGCTTTTAGGGTTCTTCGCGAGCTAGTATTCTCGGTGAGGCTACAATCAACCTTGCCGAACATGCGGATGCTTCGAAGCCTTCTGTAGTTGCATTACCTCTTCATGGATGCAATACAGGAACTATATTACATGTGAGTGATTATGGATTGcttttttagtatttttcttttttacttatcTACATTATGTGCAACTTGAGCCTTCTTGTGGTTATCTATGTCTTGATCTTAATAGGTTAAGATCattatcaatttaatatttgaatttgaatagaATTAAATTTTAGGAGATTCATTGCTGGCCTGTAGTAGTAGTTAGCAATAGTTCATGATGTTGTAACTTGCACTTGTCTTCTACTTTATCTTCAACATTGTGCTATCCTTTACCAGCTTTGGACTACTCAATGATTGAATTCATCGTtgcatattaaaaatatcaaattaatgtTGTctcttttgatatttttattgacTAAATGTTATTATGCCAGGTCACTGTACAGTTGCTAACATCCAAAACAGGATTCAGGTGTGGCATCATTAACTGTAAATGTAGATAATCACTCTTTGTAACAACTTATAGAGTTATAGTAGTGTATATTTGGCTACAGAGAATTTGAGCAGCAAAGGGAACTCCGGGAGAGGGGTTTGCAGTCGGGAGTTGATAATAAGCCTGATGACACAGGCCCTGGAAAAGTGTCGGTCTCCAGAGACGCTGCTCGTGGTGAAATGGAAAAGGTGTTAATCCCTGACCTCATACTTGTTTATCTAATTGCGTAATTCTTTGTAGTTGGTTCAATTCACTTGCATACTCAAACTCCTGGTTAGTATACATTGAATACCCAACTTTTCTCGTATGTATAAGATACTGACTAATGATTTATTAGGTTGCGAAAGGTGTGGTAGTAATCTTTAAAGAAAAGTTACTTTGATTTCAGTATTTCACTGACAAGGAAAAATTTTCAGTTATGCTTGCTTTGATTGACTGTATTGCTCAATCTGCCCCTTCAAACAAAATGTCAATTCCTCATAACAGAACTCACAAACTATTTTTTCAAGCTCACACGCAATTTACTTGCCTTTAGACACGCTCATTTGGAGGATATGAATTGATGTTTTTAGAAAAATGACATGAAAATACTATATGGCATATGTTATGCCTCTTCTTTGGACAGAGTTTTATGTTGATATAGTTTCTTGGCCATTTGTAAGTATAACTCCCCCTTTGGCTCGTTTTGCGGTGATGCAGGGCAGCAGAAGGGCTAGATTCAGACCAGATGCTAAAGAACTTTCGTCAGTTGAAGAAGTAGAAGAATATGGAGATATGGCTGTCGGATTTGATGGCTCTTCTAATGCATCAGAAAGTTTCTATGCTGAAAAAAATGATGCCTCCAGCACGCAGGAAATCAATAGCGTGAAGAGTGCATCTTTTGGTGACTCAAATGAACCTCCCAATAGTCAAAGCCCACAGCCAAGACAAACAACTCCTTCTGAAAGTCAAGTCGTGGCTCGTGGGAGTAATGATTCAGTCCATGGATGGGTTTCGGACTGCTCTATGGATAATGACTTGGCAATTGCTTGTGATGAGAATAATAGACTCAGAGGAAGCTTAGAACTGGCAGAAACGTCAATTTTTGAGCTGAAGCTTGAAGTGAGTTCTCTGCAAAGTCAAGCTAATGAACTAGGCATTGAAGCCGAAAAGTTTGCTCACCTTCTTGCCGCTGAGATATCCTCTGGTGAAGAATTGGCTAAGGAGGTCTCTGTCCTGAAACTAGAATGTTTGAAGTTCAAGGATGACGTTGAAAGActacaaaatttaaaagcaAGCCCTCAGAGTACAGAAAAACAAAATGTACATGCTGATTGTGGCCGCTCAGTTCAAGAAATACAAGTTAAATGGATCAAAGGAATTTTACTGCTGGAAGACAGGATACGGGACCTTCAAAATAAGACTTACCTTGGTTTCCATGAACGAGAACATAGGCTTCTCCAGTCGGAACTCGAGGTATTGCAGCAGATTCTGCAGGATATAAAACAAGGGTCAGAGAATGAAATATCCTTGCTAAGTATTGTGCCACCCGTAATTACGGATGTAAAAGAGGTAAGAGACCCCTTTTTACAGAAAACGGAGCACCCTTTGCCTGGACTTGGGTTGGATTTGGATTTGTGTCCACCCGAAGATATACTTCATCATTTTAGTATACCTTCCCTTGTTTCTCAAGGACCGGATTCTATGGGTGCTGTAGATGcaatgaaaacaaaaatttttGATCTCATAAGAGAACTGGATGAAGCAAAGTTTGAAAGGGAAAGCCTCGTCAAAAAAATGGATCAGATGGAGTGCTACTATGAAGCACTCGTTCAGGAACTTGAGGAGAATCAGAAGCAAATGCTGACAGAGCTGCAGGGTCTTAGGAGTGAGCACTCTACTTGCATTTATACAATTTCTAGCAGTAAAGCTGAAATGGAGTCCTTGCGCCAAGATATGAACCACCAGATTGTCCAGCTTGTTGACGAGAATCGCAATTTAGATGCCATTAACAAAGAGCTCGAGAAAAGAGCTGCTTCATCAGAAGCAGCTCTTAGGAGGGCGCGCATGAACTATTCAATTGCTGTTGAAAAATTACAAAAGGATCTTGAGCTCCTTTCATCACAGGTTGTCTCCATGTTTCAGACTAATGAGAACCTCATCAAACAAGCATTCTTAGAACCTTCAATGGCAGAGGACCTCGAGTATGTCAATGGTTTGCAATACTTAGAAAGTTCTGATACTACAATGCAATTGCAGTTCCACAATCAAAATTTAAGTACGAGGAAACAATCACTCTGCGGAGATGTCCTTTTAGAGGACTTGAAGAAATCACTCTTCTTACAGGAAGAGCTTTATATGAAGGTTGAAGAAGACCTAAATGAAATGCACTCTGTGAATTTGTACTTGGACATATACTCCAAGACTCTAGTAGAAACAATGCTTGAGGCAGATCATAGTTCTGTATTAATGAAGAAATATATGGATGAACTTGCTCAGCAGTTAGAGTTTTCAAATGAATGCAGGGATCAGTTGATGGCAAAACTGCAGGTTGCTTTGGAAGATATTAGCATTCTAAATGAGGACAAGGCTAGATGCATTAATAAGTTCAATGAACTTGTTCTCCAGAATCAAATTTTAGTGGATAAACTGGAAGGGATTTCAAAGGAAAACTGTCTTCTCACAGAGAAGCTCATGGGCGTAGAAGCAATTTCAGCAGAATATAGAAATTGCCTGAGCAAATATGAAGCTTGTTTGGAAGAGAAAGCAGAGTTGTCAAGTTTATTGGAACAAGGAAAGCTAGAAAATGGAATGCTTCATACTGAAATATCTGTTCTGAAGGAGGACCTGAAAATTGTTGAGTCCAAGCTTGACAATTTGGTTTCTTCAAAGGAAAATCTTCAGCAAAATGTCAGCTTTGTGCAGGGTAGGTTAGTTAATATTTTGGAATCTTATGGTGAGCAATCTATTGGGACTCCTCCTTTGGGTAAAGCCCATCATCCCGACTTGGACTTGAATAATCTCAAAGGTCTTCTGTTCCAAGTCGAAGAGATCCAACATAAATCATGTAGCAAGATTCTTCAACTCATGGAAGATAACAAGTGTCTAGAGGCTGAAAAACATGCTTCTGAAGTGTCCCTTAGCAGAGCCAGTTCAGAAATTCTTGCAGTCAAgcaaaagtttaaaaataatatacaggACATGGCTGCTAAATTAGGCACATCTAACGCCCTTGTGGAGAAGCTTCAGTTTGAACTTGAATCTGTTGCAAATAAACTCCACTTCACCTCTGAAGTGGAGGAAAAACATGCGCAACAGAACCGAGAGCTTTTGGCTGATCTCTCCCTCTTGGAAGTTGAACTGCAAAACCTCGCATCTAGAAATGGGCATGTTGTTCAAGAAATATTAGGCCTGGATTCTTTAGCTGATGAAATTGGGAGAAGCAGCTCAACGATTGCTGAGTTATTACAAGAGAACAAGGACCTCATGATGTCTTTACAGGGTAAGACCGAGGAATCTGTCAAGCTTGCATCCGAAATCAGCAGTCTGAAAGAAAACTTGCGAAGCCTTAATGGTGAGTTGCATTCCGAGATAGGTTCTAAGGCTGTGCTACAGGCTAGGGTGCAAGACCTTATGTCTCAATTGAATGAGAAGCACGGTAGCTTAAGTGATCTGGAGAAGCGTAATAGTGAGCTATTACAAGAGAACAAGGACCTCATGATGTCTTTGCAGGGTAAGACCGAGGAATCTGTCAAGCTTGCATCTGAAATCAGTAGTCTGAAAGAAAACTTGGGAAGCCTTAATGGTGAGTTGCATTCTGAGGTAGATTCTAAGGCTGAGCTACAAGCTAGGGTGCAAGACCTTATGTCTCAATTGAATGAGAAGCACGATAGCTTAAGTGATCTGGAGAAGCGTACTACTGAGCTATTACAAGAGAACAAGGACCTCATGGTGTCTTTACAGGGTAAGACTGAGGAATGTGTCAAGCTTGGATCTGAAATCAATGGTCTGAAAGAAAAATTGGGAAGCCTTCATGGTGAGTTGCATTCTGAGGTAGATTCTAAGGCTGAGCTACAGGCTAGGGTGCAAGACCTTATGTCTCAATTGAATGAGAAGCAAGGTAGCTTAAGTGATCTGGAGAAGCGTAATACTGAGCTAATACAAGAGAACCAGGATCTCATGATGTCTTTACAAGGTAAGACTGAGGAATCTGTCAAGCTTGGATCTGAAATCAGTGGTCTGAAAGAAAACTTGAGAAGTCTTCATGATGAAATGCGTTCTGAGAAAGCTTCTAAGGCTGCAGTAGAAGGTAGGGTGCAAGATCTTACTTTCCAATTGAATGAGAAATGCAACTGCTTACTTGATCTGGAGAAGTGTAACACTAAGCTATTACAAGAGAAGCAAGATCTCGTGATGTCCTTGCAGGGTGCAACTGAGGAATCTTCCAAGCTTGCATCCGAAATCAGTTGTCTGAAAGAAAACTTGAGAAGTCTACATGATGAATTGCACACTGAGAGAGATTCTAAGGCTGAACTCGAGGGGACAATGCGAGATCTTACTTTTCAATTGAATGAGAAGCATAGCAGCTTACATTCAATAGAGAAGCAGAGCGCTAGTGTAATACAAGAGAAGCAAGATCTCATAGCTTCCTTACAGGGCAAGACCGAGGAGTCTGTCAAGCTTGCATCTGAAATCATTAGCTTGAAAGATAACTTGAGATGTCTACATGATGAATTGAACTCTCAGAAAAGTTCCAATTCTGAATTAGAGGGTAGGCTGAGAGATCTTACTTCCAAATTGAATGAGGAGCATCTCAACTTACTTGACTTGGAGAAGCTAAATACCGAACTTGCTCATTTTCAAGAGCAGGCATCAGAACTAGAAATGGAGAAATCTCGACTTCATCATCTTTTGCTGCAGCGTGATGAGTGTATTGAAAAACTTAAGGAAGATGTGTCCCTTCTTCATGCTCTCAAAAGTCTTGAACTGCAAATGCATGAATCTTTAATAGCCTCTGATGTTAAATTCACCTTTGCTGTAAACCAATATGGAACTGTTGTCCAGGGACTTGCTCAGCAACTTGAACTATCTGATGACTGTCTTGGAGATCTTAGGAAACAATGTGATGATCTACAGGCAAAGTTGAATCAAGATTTTGCAGGTAAGGATCATCATATTGaagaaaatttaaagttgttGACAGCTCTTGATGCTGTTAGATCTGATCTGGAAGCCTCTCTTGCTCAAAATAAGGTTCTTTCAGATTCTAACAGTGCTGCAAAggtgagagttgaggaatacaAGAACCAGATTACAATTCTTGAGGATGGTCTTTCCCAGGCCAAACATTGTCATGCACTTGAAGTAGAACATCTGAAAGACATGCTGGCAAATGCTGAAGAAGAAATTTGTTACTTGATAGCCTCCAAAGAGGAACTGGGCATCATGGTGACGGTTCTCAGAAGCAAATTAGATGAACAGATTCCTCACATGACTTTGCTGGAGAAATACCAAGGTGAACAGCTGACATTACAATCTCAGTATAATGAGCTTGCACACAAGCTCTCCCAGCAAGTTCTGAAGACTGAAGAATTCAGGAATTTATCTGTTCATTTGAAGGAGCTAAAGGATAAGGCTGAAGCTGAATGTGTCCTGGCTAGAGAAAAACGAGAATCTGAAGGACCACCAGTTGCCAGGCAAGAATCCTTGCGAATGGCTTTTATCAAAGAACAGTGTGAGACAAAGGTGCAAGAACTGAGGCAACAGCTTTCTATTTCCAAAAGGCATGGAGAGGATATGCTTTTGAAGCTCCAAGATGCAATTGATGAAACTGAAAGTAGGAAGAGATCTGACGCTTTACACTCTAAAAGAAATGAGGAACTAGCTCTCAAGCTCTTGGGTTTGGAATCTGAACTACAAGAGGTGCTTTCTGACAAGCGTGAAATTACTAAAGCTCATGATCGAATAAAGACAGAACTGGAATGTGCAGTTCTAAGCTTAGAATGTTCcaaggaagaaaaggaaaagcttGAAGTCTCTTTGCAAGAATGTATGGGAGAATGTTCTAGACTTGCAGCAGAATTGTCTGTGATAAAACAGCAACTCGAGAATGTCAAGTCCCAAAGTACTCATAAAGAAGTAAAACATGGATCTGATGAGTCAACTAAACCTTCATCTCCTAATTCCTCACATCAGGAAAATCTGATTTCTCCTGAAAAGTTGGAGGATGCATGCTCAAATCTGACTGGTGAAAGTGAAGATTTGACTATGCTAAACCGATTGCAAACTGCTGAGGTAATTTTTAATGAGTATAGCTTGATGCTACCATGATATATTGCAATGCTTTTCACGATATCACAATATTCACATATAAGTATACCGTGTCTATTTCATGGGATGATGCTTATAGCTTTTCCCTTGAAAGATGCATGACACTTTAAAGAGATAGAAGCAACATAAACGAAAAGAGTCTTACCCAAATCCTGCCTCTTTTTGTGTTCTTTGAAAATTCTTTTCACTATGTACAATATCAAACCCATATACTGGTTTGTAATTGCACAGAGTTATACACCTATTAATCATTCTAGTTTGCAGAAAAACTATGTTGGTATCTCTAATATTACCTTATATCATTCTTTCATGTAAAAGTCTtcggtttttgaggagttttattttttccattattTATCAGGGTACTATGTCCGTTGAGGGGAAACTGAATTCCCAACATCTATCTACTGAAGGACTTTCATCGGCTAGTGTTGATTTTAAGAACAATCATTTTGTAACCCAAAATTTGAGGGCTAGCATGGAGCACCTACATGAAGAGGTATTTTACTAACATGCGTTACTGTACTTGGGGGCGACAGGAAtccatcttatatatatatacttgcaaCTGAAGTTTGACAAACATCAAAATAATCTTGCCTGTTGCTTGCAGTTGGAAAGgatgaaaaatgaaaactatCTTTTTCCCAAGGATCATCATTGTGACCCAGATTTTCAAGATTCTCAGAGAGAACTTGTGCAATTACAGAAGGTATATAGattctcttcttttcttctagctgatgaggttgatgttggctccatttctatatttttttttattaaggaGTATTATATAATCTCCACTGATCATttatactctttttttcttaaagacAAATGAAGATCTTAGAAGCATGTTCCCACTTTTTAATGAAATTGCTACTGGTGGTAATGCATTGGAAAGGGTTCTGGCACTGGAGCTTGAGCTTGCTGAAGCTTTGAAGACAAAGAGCAAACCAAACATCTTCCAGAGGTAGTATACTGTATTTCGACTTTGGTTGCTTAACTGACTGGTGCAGAATATGGAGGAGATCTTGTTCCCTTCACTGCACTAAGATTTCTTCCTTACATAGTGAGCCTCTTTTCATCTTTTGCCGTCTGTTTTCTCATGGTGGAAAGGAGAGGAGAAAGTAAGAGTGTTGGAATTTGTTATCAAAGtatttttgagtgacgagagaAACCCATAACCACTACCCGAGAATATGCACTGGGTAAAtctcgccttgtgaccctagcggcaaaggatcacaaggaggtaaaccaccTAGATTGCCCATACCTGACTGGCTGCTCCCACTAGTCTGGCCAACTTGTGGTTatcacagtttttttttttttttttgaaaataaaaaaagctcATTCATTTAATCATAAGCTGAAGCGATTACAAATAGAATCGATGGAACGGTATACCATTCCTTACCGTCAGACATAAAACCTGAGACACAATTCAATCTTAACATAATACCAAATGCGAATATGAAAAGTTGAGTTTTCTTTTAAGATATTTTCATGCTTTTTGTAACTCTTCCTTTCTCTATCCTCTCCAGTTCTTTCCTAAAACAACACAGCGACGAAGAAGCCATTTTCAAGAGTTTTAGAGACATCAATGCAGTAATTAAAGAAATGTTGGAACTAAAAGGAAGGCATGCTGCAATGGAGAATGAACTGAAAGATATGCACGACAGATACTCTCAGCTAAGCCTCCAGTTCGCGGAGGTTGAAGGTGAAAGACAGAAACTCAAGATGACACTCAAGAATCTCCGGGGGTCTAGGAAACTCACTCAAATAAACCGCACCTCGTCCTCCATTCCAGCAGAAAATTCCTCCTAGTAAGCTACTTTTTCCACAGCATGTGATGGAATGCATTTCATTTGGTTCTGCTCACAAAATTTAAACCTGCATTCATGTCTCCAAGGCTCTGAACTCCCTTCAGGCTTCAGGTCTATTAGTCTCTGTATATAGCAAATATCATTGCTGAATTTTGTTAATGGCTTAAATTATATGATGTAGATTTGTCTCTAGTAGCTATGCATTCTTTTGGTTTATGCTTCTCCCTTTCTGTTGTAACATCAAGTATATGTAATAtgtagccttttttttttctagttaatttttgtaattaaactTTACCATTCCAGCTGAGTGTCTGCAATAGGCATCAAAGTTCTCACCTGGAGTTTTCTCTCGACTTTTTGTCTAATCTGTCTGCAAAATTTATGATTATGGATCATATGTTGGAATTGTGGAGCATAATTTATACATTGGATCAGAAACATTTATAACCAATTGAAAATTGTGGTAATAATTCATAAGGAAATGACACTTTTCCCCTATGTAAGAATCAAAATAAACATAGAAAAAGAACAAACATTgcttacaaatattataattatagtttTAATCTAATACTATCAACAGAATTAAGACTTAAACACAATAATCATTATTGCTAAATTTGTGTTGTAATTCTATTACTAGTGTGGTGAGCGGAAGGGGTCAAAGACAATtctattattagtattagtttaaaattataattacggagtataatatttgaaaatagtGTCGGtttgtttttacatttattttgattttcatgtataagtaataattttttggtGATGGGAAGTGACTTGAAATGCCAATTTTGTCTTTATCTTTAACAATTCAAAAGTCTATTTAATCGGGAGGGAAGAAAATCAcccctttttaaaattattaaaaaggcAAATGAGATACATAAATAATTCAACCAAAAAAATGCTACAAGAAtataattcaagaaaaaaaaatgtcattttccctaattcataattcataaatgaAAAGTTATCTAACCAAACAACATGGCCCCTATATGGAATAAATCCTAAGTTTTGGTTTCTATTGGGTATTACCACTTGTATCAAATCTTACAAATTACTCCGTACAAGCAAGC
Coding sequences within it:
- the LOC116020976 gene encoding putative leucine-rich repeat-containing protein DDB_G0290503 encodes the protein MSRITKWKLEKNKVKVVFRLQFHATHIPQTGWDKLFISFIPADSGKTTAKTTKASVRNGSCKWADPIYETTRLLQDVKNKEYDEKLYKIVVAMGSSRASILGEATINLAEHADASKPSVVALPLHGCNTGTILHVTVQLLTSKTGFREFEQQRELRERGLQSGVDNKPDDTGPGKVSVSRDAARGEMEKGSRRARFRPDAKELSSVEEVEEYGDMAVGFDGSSNASESFYAEKNDASSTQEINSVKSASFGDSNEPPNSQSPQPRQTTPSESQVVARGSNDSVHGWVSDCSMDNDLAIACDENNRLRGSLELAETSIFELKLEVSSLQSQANELGIEAEKFAHLLAAEISSGEELAKEVSVLKLECLKFKDDVERLQNLKASPQSTEKQNVHADCGRSVQEIQVKWIKGILLLEDRIRDLQNKTYLGFHEREHRLLQSELEVLQQILQDIKQGSENEISLLSIVPPVITDVKEVRDPFLQKTEHPLPGLGLDLDLCPPEDILHHFSIPSLVSQGPDSMGAVDAMKTKIFDLIRELDEAKFERESLVKKMDQMECYYEALVQELEENQKQMLTELQGLRSEHSTCIYTISSSKAEMESLRQDMNHQIVQLVDENRNLDAINKELEKRAASSEAALRRARMNYSIAVEKLQKDLELLSSQVVSMFQTNENLIKQAFLEPSMAEDLEYVNGLQYLESSDTTMQLQFHNQNLSTRKQSLCGDVLLEDLKKSLFLQEELYMKVEEDLNEMHSVNLYLDIYSKTLVETMLEADHSSVLMKKYMDELAQQLEFSNECRDQLMAKLQVALEDISILNEDKARCINKFNELVLQNQILVDKLEGISKENCLLTEKLMGVEAISAEYRNCLSKYEACLEEKAELSSLLEQGKLENGMLHTEISVLKEDLKIVESKLDNLVSSKENLQQNVSFVQGRLVNILESYGEQSIGTPPLGKAHHPDLDLNNLKGLLFQVEEIQHKSCSKILQLMEDNKCLEAEKHASEVSLSRASSEILAVKQKFKNNIQDMAAKLGTSNALVEKLQFELESVANKLHFTSEVEEKHAQQNRELLADLSLLEVELQNLASRNGHVVQEILGLDSLADEIGRSSSTIAELLQENKDLMMSLQGKTEESVKLASEISSLKENLRSLNGELHSEIGSKAVLQARVQDLMSQLNEKHGSLSDLEKRNSELLQENKDLMMSLQGKTEESVKLASEISSLKENLGSLNGELHSEVDSKAELQARVQDLMSQLNEKHDSLSDLEKRTTELLQENKDLMVSLQGKTEECVKLGSEINGLKEKLGSLHGELHSEVDSKAELQARVQDLMSQLNEKQGSLSDLEKRNTELIQENQDLMMSLQGKTEESVKLGSEISGLKENLRSLHDEMRSEKASKAAVEGRVQDLTFQLNEKCNCLLDLEKCNTKLLQEKQDLVMSLQGATEESSKLASEISCLKENLRSLHDELHTERDSKAELEGTMRDLTFQLNEKHSSLHSIEKQSASVIQEKQDLIASLQGKTEESVKLASEIISLKDNLRCLHDELNSQKSSNSELEGRLRDLTSKLNEEHLNLLDLEKLNTELAHFQEQASELEMEKSRLHHLLLQRDECIEKLKEDVSLLHALKSLELQMHESLIASDVKFTFAVNQYGTVVQGLAQQLELSDDCLGDLRKQCDDLQAKLNQDFAGKDHHIEENLKLLTALDAVRSDLEASLAQNKVLSDSNSAAKVRVEEYKNQITILEDGLSQAKHCHALEVEHLKDMLANAEEEICYLIASKEELGIMVTVLRSKLDEQIPHMTLLEKYQGEQLTLQSQYNELAHKLSQQVLKTEEFRNLSVHLKELKDKAEAECVLAREKRESEGPPVARQESLRMAFIKEQCETKVQELRQQLSISKRHGEDMLLKLQDAIDETESRKRSDALHSKRNEELALKLLGLESELQEVLSDKREITKAHDRIKTELECAVLSLECSKEEKEKLEVSLQECMGECSRLAAELSVIKQQLENVKSQSTHKEVKHGSDESTKPSSPNSSHQENLISPEKLEDACSNLTGESEDLTMLNRLQTAEGTMSVEGKLNSQHLSTEGLSSASVDFKNNHFVTQNLRASMEHLHEELERMKNENYLFPKDHHCDPDFQDSQRELVQLQKTNEDLRSMFPLFNEIATGGNALERVLALELELAEALKTKSKPNIFQSSFLKQHSDEEAIFKSFRDINAVIKEMLELKGRHAAMENELKDMHDRYSQLSLQFAEVEGERQKLKMTLKNLRGSRKLTQINRTSSSIPAENSS